The following coding sequences lie in one Chanos chanos chromosome 4, fChaCha1.1, whole genome shotgun sequence genomic window:
- the scara3 gene encoding scavenger receptor class A member 3 codes for MKESYCGYENQLFKEEDLTGEEEEMPPFRGRTRGGCMKCQQTHSLQLAVKVLYGFFAFLIIAVAVLASLVFKKVDNLSEEESFYHKKISKVQESIQDLSSTNNCSDSYDVAHFREEISRLKRDFEDMQKMVLRQEQLLDHSSKSQQGLTQSSNRMMRDVQTYAMNMKRINQSLEQYQQQVNGWQAVINETDMGMKTLVQDQYDLKATVQQVNTTVALSALWIDALQRKAQEETLVLQKITTDWQNYSRALSALKSNSSTTIQTVRGIQSGISATNQRISMSLEMVHDLTLQVMNLQMQLDNVSSFIDEHEENMHDHQYHSKYYENRTRERFVTLDARMDSIEMEINTISSSINATVSHVQSMYKYINIESSSCQTRLSSHTEDLQNLNNTVLLLLHLADTLRTQYMLLSVRLDMDVRNLSMVMEEMKLVDTRHSQLIQNFTILKGIPGPPGPKGNRGESGPRGPIGLTGSKGDRGLQGNRGPQGPKGFIGPKGAQGEPGPSGSKGSLGLKGAKGSMGQPGSRGEKGQKGDMGTIGKDGLPGPRGPPGIQGPAGLPGLHGLPGPRGKPGPAGPPGPPGTPGPPGEPATRS; via the exons AGAGCTATTGTGGCTACGAGAACCAGCTCTTCAAAG aAGAAGACCTCactggagaggaggaggagatgccTCCATTTAGGG gaAGAACACGAGGGGGGTGCATGAAATGCCAGCAGACCCATTCTCTCCAGCTGGCTGTCAAAGTCCTCTACGGCTTCTTTGCTTTCCTTATCATTGCGGTGGCGGTCTTGGCATCCCTGG TTTTTAAGAAAGTTGATAACCTGTCTGAAGAGGAGTCATTTTATCACAAAAAGATTTCCAAAGTACAGGAGAGTATACAAG ATCTCAGCTCTACAAACAACTGTTCTGATTCCTATGATGTTGCCCATTTTCGAGAAGAAATCAGCAGACTCAAGAGAGATTTTGAGGACATGCAGAAGATGGTGCTACGCCAAGAACAGCTATTAGATCATTCCTCAAAATCTCAGCAGGGTCTAACACAGTCTAGTAATCGGATGATGCGAGATGTACAGACATACGCTATGAACATGAAGAGGATTAACCAGTCCCTCGAACAATACCAGCAGCAAGTGAATGGTTGGCAGGCTGTCATCAATGAGACCGATATGGGCATGAAGACCCTTGTCCAAGATCAGTATGATCTGAAGGCAACAGTGCAGCAAGTCAATACTACCGTTGCGCTCAGTGCCTTGTGGATTGACGCTCTCCAAAGAAAGGCGCAGGAGGAAACTCTTGTGCTGCAAAAAATCACCACTGACTGGCAGAATTACAGCAGGGCTCTAAGTGCACTCAAATCCAACTCCAGCACCACCATTCAAACCGTAAGGGGCATCCAGAGTGGTATCTCTGCCACTAACCAACGAATCAGCATGAGCTTGGAGATGGTACATGACCTTACTCTGCAAGTCATGAACCTACAAATGCAACTGGACAATGTCTCTTCCTTCATTGATGAACACGAGGAAAATATGCATGACCACCAGTACCACTCCAAGTACTATGAGAACAGGACACGGGAAAGGTTTGTGACCTTAGATGCAAGAATGGATTCCATTGAGATGGAGATTAACACCATCTCCTCAAGCATTAATGCAACCGTCAGCCATGTGCAGAGTATGTATAAGTACATCAATATCGAGAGTTCTTCATGCCAGACCAGGCTCAGCAGTCACACAGAAGACCTGCAAAACCTGAACAACACTGTCTTGCTTCTGCTGCACCTTGCTGACACCCTGAGGACACAGTACATGTTACTAAGTGTGCGTCTGGATATGGATGTTAGGAACCTCTCCATGGTAATGGAGGAAATGAAACTTGTGGACACCAGACACTCCCAGCTCATACAGAACTTCACTATTTTGAAAG GTATACCTGGTCCACCAGGTCCAAAGGGTAACAGGGGTGAGTCAGGACCAAGAGGACCAATTGGTCTTACAGGGAGTAAAGGAGACAGGGGCCTACAAGGAAACCGTGGACCCCAAGGGCCCAAAGGCTTCATTGGACCAAAAGGAGCTCAAGGGGAGCCTGGACCTTCTGGGAGCAAAGGAAGCCTTGGACTCAAGGGTGCCAAAGGGTCTATGGGACAACCAGGATCTCGAGGTGAAAAGGGACAAAAAGGTGACATGGGAACCATTGGAAAGGATGGACTTCCTGGCCCGAGGGGACCACCGGGAATCCAAGGACCAGCAGGCCTTCCTGGGCTGCATGGACTGCCAGGACCTAGAGGAAAGCCAGGTCCTGCTGGGCCACCTGGGCCCCCTGGCACACCAGGTCCACCAGGTGAGCCTGCCACAAGGTCTTGA